The following proteins are co-located in the Vigna unguiculata cultivar IT97K-499-35 chromosome 9, ASM411807v1, whole genome shotgun sequence genome:
- the LOC114163946 gene encoding beta-galactosidase 10: MKLCLLVAVLLVTVTVVSCGNVSYDGRSLIIDGQRKLLISASIHYPRSVPAMWPGLVQTAKEGGVDVIETYVFWNGHELSPGNYYFGGRFDLVKFARTVHQAGMFLILRIGPFVAAEWNFGGVPVWLHYVPGTVFRTYNQPFMYHMQKFTTYIVNLMKQEKLFASQGGPIILAQIENEYGYYENFYKEDGKKYALWAAKMAVSQNTGVPWIMCQQWDAPDPVIDTCNSFYCDQFKPTSPNRPKIWTENWPGWFKTFGGRDPHRPAEDVAFSVARFFQKGGSVHNYYMYHGGTNFGRTAGGPFITTSYDYDAPIDEYGLPRLPKWGHLKELHRAIKLCEHVLLNGKPVNISLGPFVEADVYTDSSGACAAFISNSDDKNDRTVEFRNTSYQLPAWSVSILPDCKNVVFNTAKVNSQTNVVAMIPGSLQHSNKGVNSLRWDIVKEKPGIWGTADFVKNGFVDLINTTKDTTDYLWHTTSIFVGENEEFLKKGSKPVLLIESTGHALHAFVNQEYQGTGTGNGTHSPFTFKNPISLRAGKNEIALLCLTVGLQTAGPFYDFVGAGLTSVKIKGLNNGTIDLSSYAWTYKIGVQGEHLKLYQGNGLNNVSWTSTSEPPKMQPLTWYKTIVDAPPGDEPVGLDMLHMGKGLAWLNGEEIGRYWPRKSEFKSEDCVKECDYRGKFNPDKCDTGCGEPTQRWYHVPRSWFKPSGNVLVLFEEKGGEPDKIRFVRRKISGACALVSEDYPSVGLLSQGEDKVQNNKNIPFARLTCPSNTHISAVKFASFGTPSGSCGSYLKGDCHDPNSSTVVEKACLNKNDCVIELTEQNFKTNLCPGLTKKLAVEAVCS, encoded by the exons atgaaattgtgtTTACTTGTGGCGGTGTTGCTGGTCACAGTCACAGTGGTTTCTTGTGGCAATGTGAGCTACGATGGTCGCTCTCTCATCATCGATGGCCAACGCAAGCTTCTTATCTCTGCTTCCATTCATTACCCTCGAAGCGTTCCTGCG ATGTGGCCTGGTCTTGTTCAAACAGCGAAGGAAGGAGGGGTAGATGTGATTGAAACCTATGTTTTCTGGAACGGCCATGAGCTTTCTCCTGGCAAT TATTACTTTGGAGGAAGGTTTGATCTGGTCAAGTTTGCGAGGACTGTTCATCAAGCAGGGATGTTCTTGATTCTTCGAATAGGCCCATTTGTTGCTGCAGAATGGAATTTTGG TGGTGTACCGGTGTGGTTACATTATGTTCCAGGCACGGTTTTCCGGACTTATAATCAGCCTTTTATG TATCATATGCAGAAGTTTACAACATACATAGTGAACCTTATGAAGCAAGAGAAGCTTTTTGCTTCACAAGGGGGGCCCATAATCTTAGCTCAG atagaaaatgaatatggatactatgaaaatttttataaagagGATGGTAAGAAATATGCCTTGTGGGCTGCAAAGATGGCTGTGTCTCAAAATACAGGTGTCCCTTGGATAATGTGCCAACAATGGGATGCTCCAGATCCTGTG ATTGATACATGCAATTCATTCTACTGTGACCAATTTAAACCCACTTCTCCAAATAGGCCCAAAATTTGGACTGAGAACTGGCCTGGATG gtttaagACTTTCGGGGGCAGAGATCCTCACAGACCAGCAGAAGATGTTGCATTTTCTGTTGCTCGTTTCTTCCAGAAAGGTGGAAGTGTACACAATTACTACATG TATCATGGAGGAACAAATTTTGGGCGAACAGCTGGTGGTCCATTCATTACTACAAGTTATGACTATGATGCGCCGATAGATGAGTATG GGTTACCTAGACTTCCAAAATGGGGACATCTTAAGGAACTTCATAGAGCTATCAAGTTATGCGAGCATGTACTGCTTAATGGGAAACCGGTTAATATCTCCCTTGGTCCTTTTGTGGAG GCTGATGTCTATACTGACTCATCCGGAGCATGCGCTGCCTTTATTTCTAATTCTGATGATAAAAATGATAGAACAGTGGAATTTCGGAATACATCATATCAGTTGCCAGCTTGGTCAGTTAGCATTCTTCCTGATTGCAAGAATGTAGTCTTCAACACAGCGAAG GTTAATTCCCAGACAAATGTAGTTGCAATGATTCCTGGAAGTTTGCAGCATTCAAATAAAGGTGTAAATTCTTTGAGATGGGACATTGTGAAGGAGAAACCAGGAATCTGGGGGACAGCGGACTTTGTCAAAAATGGTTTTGTTGATCTCATCAATACCACCAAAGATACTACTGACTACCTATGGCATACCACAAG TATATTTGTTGGTGAAAATGAAGAGTTCTTGAAAAAGGGAAGCAAACCAGTTCTTCTAATTGAGTCTACAGGTCATGCTCTCCATGCTTTTGTGAATCAGGAATATCAAG GTACTGGTACTGGAAATGGAACACATTCACCATTCACTTTTAAGAATCCCATCTCCCTCCGAGCAGGGAAAAATGAAATTGCTTTGTTGTGCTTGACAGTTGGCTTGCAG ACAGCTGGACCCTTTTATGACTTTGTGGGGGCAGGACTCACAAGTGTGAAGATTAAGGGACTGAACAATGGGACAATAGACTTGTCTTCATATGCTTGGACTTACAAG ATTGGAGTGCAAGGAGAACACCTAAAGCTATACCAGGGAAATGGGTTGAATAATGTGAGTTGGACATCTACTTCAGAACCACCAAAAATGCAGCCATTGACATGGTACAAG ACTATTGTGGATGCTCCACCTGGAGATGAACCAGTTGGGTTGGATATGTTACACATGGGAAAAGGTCTAGCCTGGTTAAATGGAGAGGAAATAGGAAGATATTGGCCCAGAAAAAGTGAATTCAAGAGTGAAGACTGTGTGAAGGAATGTGATTACCGAGGCAAATTTAATCCCGACAAATGTGACACTGGTTGTGGAGAACCAACACAGAGATG GTACCATGTTCCACGATCCTGGTTCAAGCCATCAGGAAATGTTCTTGTTCTTTTTGAGGAGAAAGGTGGAGAACCAGATAAGATTAGGTTTGTGAGACGTAAAATATCTGGAGCATGTGCCCTTGTTTCTGAGGATTACCCCTCCGTTGGACTCCTTTCTCAGGGTGAAGATAAAGTACAGAATAACAAAAACATTCCTTTTGCCCGTTTGACCTGCCCCAGTAACACTCATATATCTGCTGTGAAGTTTGCTAGTTTTGGAACTCCCTCTGGATCATGTGGATCTTACCTCAAGGGAGATTGCCATGATCCCAATTCTAGCACAGTTGTTGAAAAG GCGTGCCTAAACAAAAACGACTGTGTCATAGAATTAACTGAACAGAATTTCAAAACCAACTTGTGTCCTGGTTTAACAAAGAAACTTGCAGTGGAAGCGGTTTGTAgttga